The genomic segment GTGAATAGTGGCAGGGACAGGAGATGCCGAGTCTCTCTGCTCAGTTTCCGACACGTAAGACAGTgctcttttgggggccagagagatagtacagtggtagggtgtttgctttgcatccagCCGATTCAGGgtgaacggtggttcgaatcccggcatcccaaggagcctcccaggagtgatttctgagtgcagagctaggaataacccctgagtgctgccgggtgtgacccccccaaaaaaagaaaacagtgctcttttatttttttatttctgtttttggatTATCCTCaatagtattcaggggttatttttggttcattAATCTTggagagctcagaggaccatatgggatgttggggatgtcAAGGACATATTGCGGTTTACAAGGGACCAGAGAGGCCAGAGCCATGCGCaagtagtaaggcgtttgccttgcatgtggctaacctattacagaccgtggtttgattccctggtgtcccatatggtcccccaagccaggagcgatttctgagtgcatagccaggagtaacccctgaacgtcactgggtgtggcccaaaaaccataaaaaaaaaaaaaaagaagaaaaggggccgggcggtggtgctagaggtaaggtgcctgccttgcctgcgctagccttggatggaccgcggttcgatcccccggtgtcccatatggtccccctcgccaggagcgacttctgagcacatagccaggagtaactcctgagcgtcactgggtgtggcccaaaaaccaaaaaaaaaaaaaaaaaaaaaaaaaaaagaagaaaaaagaaaacaaaaccaaaaaaaaactagggatcagagcaataacacagctggcagttagctttgcatgtggctgaccccattccattcctgccatcccatatggtccttctcttctaagcgcagagccatgagtaacttctgagtgccaccgggtatggccctaaaacaaaaatgagaaaaaatgctCACAAAACCTGGGGTTCAATGCTCCATATAATATTCAGCATTGAGCATCACAGAGCACCCCCCAGGACTGCATTGGAAATGATCTCTAagcattgggggtgtgtgtgtggggtggcacaaaaacacaaatataggggctggagagatagcatggagggaacacatttgccttgcatgcagaaggacggtggttcgaatcccggcatcccctatagtcccccaagcctgccaggagcgatttctgtgcacaaagccaggagtaacccctgagcgctgccaggtgtgaccccaaaaccaaaaaaaaaaaacaaaccaaaacaacaacaaaccccacacacacaaatatagaaGTTGAATCTTGgtgatagctcaaagagctgagcTAGGCTTTGCAAAAAGGAACCTGGGGTTTGATCCTAGATACCACATGATGGTCCCTACCTCTCAGCAAGCCAGTGCAAGTGACCTGTCAAGCCAGCCCTGCTTTACAACTAGGTGTAACCTAAAACCCCCTCCCCAATACCTAGTAAGCAAAAAggggtggctggagcaatagtatagcaggtagattgtttgcctttcatataagAGTTCATTCCCTAggatcccatattgttccctgagccttccaggaggagtatggcaaaaaaaaaaaaaaagagggagcggggccggagagatagcatggaggtaaggcatttgccttgcatgcagaaggttggtggcgaatcccagcatcccatatggtcccccgaatctgccaggagtgatttctgagaatagaaccagaagtaatccctgagtgctgcggggtgtgacccccccaaaaaaagagggggggggcctggagagatagcgcagcggtgtttgccttgcaagcagccgatccaggaccaaaggtggttggttcgaatcccagtgtcccatatggtcccgtgcctgccaggagctatttctgagcagacagccaggagtaacccctgagcatcgctgggtgtgacccaaaaacaaaaaacaaaaaagaaaacaaaacaaaaaaaagaggggtgaattgggggagctggagagaggaCACTGGGtagggtatggcacttgccttgcatgcagccgacctgggctTGATCTTTTGCACCATTACATATAACCTCTAAacatgaccaggagtgatccctgcatgcagtaccaggagtaaaccctgaatatcactgggggtggtccaaaaacaaaaacaaaaaaaaaaaaagaaagataaaaaaaaataaataaaagagactgggcccggagagatagcacagcggtgtttaccttgcaagcagccgatccaggaccaaaagtggttggttcgaatcccggtgtcccatatggtcccccatgcctgccaggagctatttctgagcagacagccaggagtaacccctgagcaccgccgggtgtggcccagaaaccaaaaaaaataaataaataaataaataaaataaaaaataaataaataaataaaagagccagAGATCACTGgttgtgtccccaaaccaaaataataataataaaaaaaaagagtgctgggggagggggcaaagaaatagcatggaggtagggcatttgccttacatgcagaaggacagtggttcaaatcccggtgtcccatatggtcctccgagcctgccaggagcgatttctgagcatagagccagaagtaacccctgagcgctgccgggtgtgacccgaaaaccaaaaataaataaataaataaaaaaaaatagagtgccACTGGAGTTAGGAGCCATTCAGAATCCCTGTTTAATACAAGCAATTTGAGGCCTTTGCCAATGATTGAGGAAATGCTGGACAGGGCAGTGCAGGGGCAGCATCCTTCTGGAGGGCCCTCCTTGATGCCCTTCTCAAGGACTCCAGTGCCCTGCTCTAATGGCCACCACACCCATCATCTCCTCTGTGAATTCCTCATTCAAACAGGAATCTCTGACCACCtctagtagtgtgtgtgtgtgtatgcttacAGAGATGCTATGATGGCCCACTGCTTAGGGTGGGTATCTGCCAGGCCCCGACCAGGGAGGAGGAGAAGCCCCTTGGGGAAGTTCTCAGATGAGGCACTTTCCTGGGACAGTAACCTAGAGCCCAAATTGTTGAGGGTGGGTAGGCTGGGCTATCATCAGAAtgggatgggggccagagagatagcatggaggtaaggtgtttgcctttcatgcagaaggtcatcagtttgaatccggcgacccatatggtcccccgtgcctgccaggagcaatttctgagcatggagccaggagtttcccctgagcactgccgggtgtgacccaaaaaccacacacacacacacacacacacacacacacacacacagcaaaataAAATGGGAGCAGGGGAAGACCCTGGCTAGAAAATAAGgatgggggccggaaagatagcacaacagtaggatgtttaccttgcatgcagctgacccaggatggatggtggcttgaatcctggcatcccatatggtcccccatgcctgccaggagcaatttctgagagcagagccaggagtaacccctaagcgtcacctggtgtggcccaaaaaccaaaaaccaaaaaccaaaaaaaaaaggaaataaggatGGAAGCACCAGTGGTTTGTTAGCAGGGAAGAGTGCTAGCCAGTCGAAGGCTGTCTTCTGATGCCTCTGGCTTTTTAGTCTGTTTCTCAGCCACAAGGTTGGAGATGAGATTCACCTCTGGCTCTGCTTTGAAGACCCCAACAGTGCTGGGATCTGGCTTGGGCCTCCTAAGTGCTTATGgagttgtttcttttcttcttcttctttttttttttttttttttttggggggtttcttgggccacacccagaggcactcaggggttacttgagctcagaaatcacccctgacaggctcggagactatataggatgttaggaatcaaaccaccatctgttctgggttggtcaagtgcaaggaaaatgcccttccactgtctGGCCCCTGGAGTTATTTCTTTGGTCTTTACATCTTTGATAGGGTTTGGCTGCAGGGCTGTGCTGCTGCGGGGTCCAGCTACAATCTGCTCTGACCCAGACTTTGCCCATGGCCCCTCTCTACCCCCCAGGTACTACCGAGGTGCCGTGGGAGCCCTCCTTGTGTTTGACCTCACCAAGCACCAGACCTACGCGGTGGTGGAGCGCTGGCTGAAGGAGCTCTATGATCACGCAGAGGCCACCATTGTTGTCATGCTCGTTGGGAACAAGAGTGACCTCAGCCAGGCCCGGGAGGTACCCACAGACGAAGCCCGCATGTTCGCTGGTGAGGCCCACCCATCCCAACTGAAACCCAAACGTTGTTCTGCCCATTCCTAGCTCCAGCTTCCTTCACCATGGTGCCCACTGCGGAGTCCCCTATCACGTCCCTTCTTCTGGCACTCCCAGCCTTGCCCCTCTGTGATCCCGAGTCTTTCCTGTCCCCAGATGGTCTCATgtgcaagaacttccagtaccaGGTTGTAAGACAGCTCCCCAGTATTTGAAGAACTAAAGTGTAGCTGTGGGCTCCCCACTCCTCAGCCTATCACTTATGGTCCCACCTGGGAATTAGAAGCAGCAGATGGGGCAGCTAAGGGCCTGGCTGGCTTTGGGGGCTGAGTTGAGACCTCACCTCACTTCTCCTCTCTCTGATGGGTACAAGGCTAGAAACAGAAGAGGACTGGGGTGGCGGGGTGACCAGCCCGGGCTTGctccatttattttgtttccGTATCCATAAGAGGATAGTGTTGGGATGGACCTCagaagaccttggtttgatccccagcatcccatatggtccctcaatcctgagagtcaccggatgtggccctccccaaaaaaaagaaaaaacaaacaaacaaaaggattcaATGAGCCATAGAGCACGCACTAAGGACTGAGCTGGCCCAAGGACCGAGTGGATGCTGAGCATGGCGCGCATCAGCATTAGCATCAGCACCATCTTGTTTTTCTCCTCACCAGAGAACAACGGGCTGCTCTTCCTGGAAACCTCAGCTCTGGACTCCACCAACGTAGAGCTTGCCTTTGAGACTGTCCTCAAAGGTCAGAACCCTGCCTCCCTGGGGCACCCtgttcccttctccccacccataTCCTCTCAGAGCAGTGCTAGGTCTGCAGACACTAGCCCTCTCCTGGGCGAATGCCTCCCTTAGCCCCTCTGCTGGGAACTCAGCACCCCCTGGAGCCTTCCCAGTGCCTCTCTAGCCAGCACTCAGCCCAGAGCCCTGGGGAGGAAGTGGAAGCCACACTGTCCAGGGCTGAGTAGGTCAGTTGAGATGCCCAATCTCCTTCCCTCACAGAAACTCCCCCAGTGCGTGAGACCtgatcttgtgtgtgtgttttggggaggGAAGTGTGGGGATGTGTGAGACAAGCCTCCCCTGACTGTTCCCTCTGCCCTCAGAGATCTTCATGAAGGTGTCCAGGCAGAGGCAGAATAGCGTCCGGACCAATGCCATCAGCCTGGGTAGTGGGCAGGCTGGACAGGAAGCGGGACCAGGCGAGAGGAAGGCCTGCTGTATCAGCCTCTGACTTTAGCTGTGTGTCCACACTGCTGCCCTCTTGGGCTTTCTGGGTGCCCATCCCATCACCCCTACCCAGGCTCTCTTCCTGCCTCTAGGCTCCCCAGGCAGAGAGGCTGGCCCCACCCTTCCCACACTGGGGCCTGCCAATAAAGCTGTGTTTTGTATCAATGTGTGTCCATCCAGCCTCCTTTTCCACTGAACTCCCCTCTTCTAAGGGCCTTCTCCCCCTCTTGTCTCCCCACCACCCCTGTCCTCCCCACCGCCTGCCTACTCCCACCCCAGACCAGCTGCCTGTGGAGTCCTGCGGTCTGGGGACAGTGCCAAGGGGGAGAAGGGTCCCCGCCCTTCCTCTGCCAACTCCTAAGGcaggtggggggagggaggacagcatgGCAGAGAGGGGTATGTGGAAGGAGAGACAAAGGAGACCATCAGAGGCACCATCTGGTGCCCAGGTCCTTGGTGCCAAGAGCTGAGGTCACTCCATTGCCAGGGGTGAGGGAAGGGGGGCGAAGGGGACAGAGGGGGGAGATGGGTCCAGCCTTGTCTATGTGCTGGGGAGGGAGCTTTAAAGCTGATAGCTGGGCTCAAAAGAGTATACCACAAGGAAGGTGCTGActgcatatggcagacccaggtttgattcccagcatcacatagggtcctTCCTCTGAGACCGAGTGATCTGTGAGggcccagagcagtagtacagcaatagtatagcaggtagggtgtttgccctgcatgtgtctACCCCAGGTTCTATcttttgcatcccatatagtctcctaaacaccaccaggagtgacccctgagcacagagccaggagtaaaccctgagcatcgccagatgtgatcccccccttctccccccaaaaagagtgatctttgagcacagtcaggaaaaagccctgagcaatgccaggtgtagcccaaaaaataaaaaaagaaacctggagGTTGGAAGTCCCATGTCTTCCTGATCCCCAGGAAGAGATGTACAATCTGGGGAAGATGAGAAGGGTAGATTTACTTAGACATGGTCTTCACAAATCCAGGGAGCTagacttcttcttctttttttttttttggtttttggtttttgggccacacccggcaatgctcaggggctactcctggctgtctgctcagaaatagctcctggcaggcacggggaccatatgggacaccgggattcgaaccaaccacctttggtcctggatcggctgcttgcaaggcaaacgccgctgtgctatctctccgggccggagctagacttcttttttaatttatttttggggggatttgggtcacaccggcggcatttggggttactcctggctctgcactcagaaatcaatcctgaaaaacaaaataaatcctggcaagctcaggagaccatatgggatgccaggaattgaactggggtccctGCAGGGTTgcccacgtgcaagacaaatgccctacgccaggggtctcaaattcgtggcccgcaggccgtttgcggctctccgtacaacattttgtggcccacggccagccttcaaatatcgcagtttTCATGATTATTcgtttaccgaataatcgcaataaaaattgcattagtaagaaaaaaatcacattaaacattcgcatacctgagcagttccgtttggggtatgcaaatgtttaatgcgatttttttttttttttttttttggtttttgggtcacacccggcggtgctcaggagttactcctggctgtctgctcagaaatagctcctggcaggcacggggaccatatgggacaccgggattcgaaccaatcacctttggtcctggatcggctgcttgcaaggcaaacgctgctgtgctatctctctgggccctaatgcgattttttttcttactaatgtgatttttttattgcgaatattcggtaagcgaataatcgtgaatactgtgcgcctagcgcagatgtcattttcgctgctcctgcccgctgtccctttctttttgtgaagtcccttatgcggccctgcatcaccccgactttgcctcctgcagcccccaggtaaattgagtttgagacccttgccctacgctatgctattgttccggcccttGGGATATGGCCTTCTCAGGTACTTTCCTTGCCTCATGTTCTCTCCTCTGCAGGACACAGAAGGTGGTCCCATTGCACCCCCCTGAGGATATAATggagacaaacaaaaaatggaaagaacttttttgGAGACcacagctggcggtgctcagggcttactcctggttttgtgctcagggatcactcctgccaaagtactacataggatgctggggacgaAATCcagggagaggggccagagtggtggcgcaaggggtaaggcgtctacagccttgcctgagctagcctagaatgaaccgcggttctatcccccgtgtcccattgatcccccaagccaggagtgatttctgagcacagagccaggagaaatccctgggtgtggccaaaaacaaaaacaaaaagaaatccagGGAGAATCAGATTTAAGAGAACTGTGGACTGAAACTTGTGAAcaaatttgggggggagggagttggagccacacccagtggcgctcagggtttactcctggctctgtgctcagaaatcactcctgagggcaggagagatagcatggaggcaaggcatttgccttgcatgcaggacagtggctcgaatcccggcttcccatatggtccccagagcctgccaggggcaattttttaaaaattatctttatttaaacaccatgattacaaatatgattgtagttgtatgattacagtcatgtaaagaacaccccccttcaccagtgcaagattcccaccatcaatttcccagatctccctcctccccatcccacccacacctgtactcgagacaggctttctatttccctcattcattcacattgttatgatagctttcagtgtagttatttctctaactgcactcatcactctatgtggtgagcttcatgtcatgagctgcacctacatgggtagatggggggaaataagggttgggactgaggcagtaaaagattagaaatgagtgctcgcttcggcagcacatatactaaaattggaacgatacagagaagattagcatggcccctgcgcaaggatgacacgcaaattcgtgaagcgttccatatttaaaaaaaaaaaaaaaaaagattagaaatgagggcccagagagatagcacagcggtgtttgccttgcaagcagccgatccaggaccaaaggtggttggttcgaatcccggtgtcccatatggtcccccgtgcctgccaggagctatttctgagcagacagccaggagtcacccctgagc from the Suncus etruscus isolate mSunEtr1 chromosome 10, mSunEtr1.pri.cur, whole genome shotgun sequence genome contains:
- the RAB25 gene encoding ras-related protein Rab-25, translated to MGNRTEEDYNFVFKVVLIGESGVGKTNLLSRFTRNEFSHDSRTTIGVEFSTRTVMLGTAAVKAQIWDTAGLERYRAITSAYYRGAVGALLVFDLTKHQTYAVVERWLKELYDHAEATIVVMLVGNKSDLSQAREVPTDEARMFAENNGLLFLETSALDSTNVELAFETVLKEIFMKVSRQRQNSVRTNAISLGSGQAGQEAGPGERKACCISL